One window from the genome of Pyrobaculum ferrireducens encodes:
- a CDS encoding transcriptional regulator, which produces MKRRGRFYPDLYVVTKILLLLADGHSRREAALLSGVSYSRFQQYVEYLKERGFVTGDEELRLTPRGVEAAARLAELIKELTGEEPRSLKRR; this is translated from the coding sequence ATGAAAAGGCGAGGGAGATTCTATCCTGACCTCTACGTCGTGACGAAAATCCTGCTCCTACTCGCCGATGGACACAGCAGGAGAGAAGCGGCGTTGCTGTCCGGAGTGAGCTACAGCCGCTTTCAGCAATACGTGGAGTATCTAAAAGAGAGGGGGTTCGTAACGGGCGACGAGGAGCTGAGGCTGACGCCCAGGGGCGTAGAGGCGGCGGCGAGGCTCGCCGAACTCATCAAGGAGCTGACAGGAGAGGAGCCGAGAAGCCTCAAGAGGAGGTAG
- a CDS encoding DUF169 domain-containing protein, with the protein MASLDEIRQQGSTLRGVLGLATWPIGIRFCSRGEQCGGSGFKRPYRDLGIRVAFCQAINIARTYGWKLAIGLEDSYCMIGAEALGLTKTYLDYIDRDIPKWHTSDKGAMERIVSVIHARFLEPGSTELVLISPLDRIDFEPHVVVIYGLPAQIATVAKALIWNGVVPGEITYIGMASCTLIPYSHKYGKVQINIPGTGELILGRTESHEMSIVIPAKYLHLIIPGIEAVKKIHLYPLAKFSLYEPKVPKWYEELTFDYYKKSVDQ; encoded by the coding sequence ATGGCATCTCTCGACGAGATCAGACAGCAGGGTAGCACGTTGAGGGGGGTCTTGGGCTTGGCTACGTGGCCTATAGGGATCAGATTCTGTAGTAGAGGCGAGCAGTGCGGGGGCTCCGGCTTTAAGAGGCCGTATAGAGATCTCGGCATCAGAGTTGCGTTTTGCCAAGCCATAAACATCGCGAGGACGTACGGCTGGAAGCTGGCGATAGGCCTAGAGGACTCGTACTGCATGATAGGCGCCGAGGCTTTAGGCTTGACCAAGACCTATCTAGACTACATCGACAGGGATATACCGAAGTGGCACACGTCCGACAAGGGTGCTATGGAGAGAATAGTCTCCGTGATACACGCGAGATTTCTGGAACCCGGCTCGACGGAGCTCGTGTTGATATCGCCGCTGGATAGGATAGACTTCGAGCCTCACGTCGTGGTCATCTACGGCCTACCTGCGCAAATAGCGACGGTGGCGAAGGCCTTGATATGGAACGGCGTCGTGCCGGGTGAAATTACGTATATAGGGATGGCCTCATGTACGTTGATACCTTATTCGCACAAGTACGGCAAGGTCCAAATAAACATACCGGGCACCGGCGAATTGATACTGGGGAGGACGGAGAGCCACGAGATGAGTATCGTGATCCCGGCTAAATACCTACACCTAATAATTCCTGGCATAGAGGCCGTGAAGAAAATACACCTGTATCCCTTAGCTAAGTTCTCGCTTTATGAGCCCAAGGTTCCGAAATGGTACGAGGAGCTGACCTTCGACTATTATAAAAAATCCGTCGACCAGTGA